ACTAAACTGTTTTAGTTGACTATATTTTCTTGGATGTTCCTAAAATTACAAATCTACTTTTGCTTATTAGAAGGAATCATCTTCAGAAAATTGGGAAGTGTTATTGAAGAAACATGTCTGTCTACGCACAAGTAGCTTCAACTGCTAAACTTTTTGCCACTCCTCTACAAGGGTTTCCGAATGTCTCACTTGATACTCCAACACTACAACTGCTTGATCCAATGCAGGCCTGTTTTAAGATCATTTGAGTCAGTTTAAACCAAATGAAACATATGAATCTAACCAGGGAAATAGAAagctaaaaatatttgataataccTTCTGCACAATAGAAAGAGCCTTGTTGCTGCTGCAGCGTCCGTGGTAGAAGTTACCACAGGTTCCAAGGGGTGTTCCATAGCTAGCAAATTTAATGGAAGAGATGACTTGGTTATCATGAGGGCAAGTGAGTGATAGCACAGGACCTACTTTTCTTCCTGATTCTGTATCTGAGTTCCACAAGTCTACGGGTGGTGGGTGAGAATCGGATACATGTGCACACAAACTTTCTGTCTGTTTTGTGACAAAAGATATTTGTGTTGGATCACCTCCCTTTTCCTCAAACAATACAAGAATGTTGCCACTTGGTTTTAACCACGATCGCGGTACATGGTATCTGCAGGATAAGTGTCTTAGTGACATCATAAACTCAAGATTATCTTCATTTTTCAGCTCTTCTCTTTTATGATATCCAACACTTACAGTGTCTGTGATGGCTTTCCACAATTCCTGCGACATTTGGATGCACTGTAAGGTCCTCTATAATTGCATGAGTCCGTGCAACCAGCATCTGAAGCCACATATGTAGGCCAGTATCGTCCGATGCTTTGCCCATTCACCCAAGCCTCACCTTTTCCCATCCCCGTGAAGTCAATTGCAACTGGATCACTGCCGGATGGAGCAGCAAAGGTTGTCTAATCCAACATGTACTACATTAGTTAGTAgcagaaatatttttcttatattatcatTCCCTTAATTTAATTGCTGTATGCTATTGCGAGTTGAAGATAACAGTTGTAGACACTGCTGAGAAAAAAactataaggataaaatgagaCTGTATAAGAAGTGGCTATGAGGATGGGAATCATTTAATTGTCTGTAAGCACAGGATAAGTATAATTTCAAATTCCCTTATAACCAGTgaaacaagaaaatgaaaatctgATTACCTTGTACCAAATCAATGGTTGGTTCTTAGGGAAGGTAGATTGTGAATTCCACTGTCCAGAACTTCCACTAGACAGACCTAAGTCTTCCCCTTTGAGGCCAACCTGTATCAAGAAAATTAAGACTGCTTTCTATGACTTCAACCAACAAGGAAAAAAGCAATCCAATCGACTTGAGTTCTATAGCTTCAGGCTCTTGAAATAAATGATAGAATTTTATTCCTTTTAGCATATAAACTTGTTAATCTATGAAATTCATAGGCAGGgaaagagaaaaacaatgtAACATGCAAGTAAACTTCAAGGATAGATTTAAGTATTGCATGAATCTCATCAATGTTTACTCGAGTTTTAGAAAGGATAAAGTATAGTCTTTAACCAAATGTGAAGACTAACCTGATAAGTCCACTTCTGGTAGGAGAGATCAAGTGTGTTTCCATTTGCCAAACCTTTCAATATCACTGGACCAGTGATCCCCGCTCCCCATGTGTCAAAAAAGGCTCCATAGTTCTGATGTGTATAAGGTCTAATTAGTTGATGTAGTAATGACCAATGAGATAAATCACTAGACGAGCAAGCTAGATCATGTGGGATGGAAACTAACAAGCCAATGCATAATTGCATACTATAAACCATAATTTCCTCTCTTGTAAATGCTTATCATGGTCAGAAAATCTGAACCTGAAGTCCCACGGTTAAACTCAAGAGATCAATTGTGTTCTTTCCGGCCACTAGTGTGACAGGGATGTCCACAGTGAACTTATATTTGCCACTATTGCCTGTTTGACTCCCTGAAAAGTTTTCAATAATATCACagataattaatattagttAACAAGAAAAACCCAAAATTACAATCATGTTAAAACTTGGTGTATTCTCTTCTTCACATTTATTAAATCTAGACTTTGGTAACATATTTTGAACCACTTCGAGTAGTACTTAATGTTCCATGTAATTTcagtaatttgatttttatttaggtTAGATAGTTTTAAggtcataaaattgggtgaaaTTTCATCTAAGAATTTTAGTTATGTCTTTCTGATCTATAGCCAGCCAAACACTTCTGATTGCCTCCCTATAATGAAAGGCAAGAGTAGACTTAGGTTGCTTTACACCTCTCTAAGTCTAACTTCATTACCAGCACTTCAAGAGGTGTGCCAAGAAGATAGGAGGGAAGAACCTATTTTGGAATGCAGGCCTTAAAATGATAACAAGGTCTACATAACCAGCAATTAAAGAGGAATCTCAActcattaaagaaaataatacatagggattcaattatataaaacataaaaacagaGAATATTTAGGAAGAACATTTGTAGATACAGGATACATATAATCAATTGACAATGCTTTAGTTTGTATTTACCTGCAAGCTTCCCATTAATAAAAGCATGAAGGGCATGACCAAGTGATTCAATGTGAAGGACAGTTTGAGAACCAGCATCACCCTTATAATCAATGCTTTAAAAGAGTACAAAAACAGTGTTATCAAGGAGCAGAGAATTATAAGTCAGAGGGAATGTCTTTCAACCTTGGAGGCCTATATCTACCTTAATGAGTACCACAAGTAATCACTTTTATCAGCTGTTGTATTTATTTGCTCCAGTAATCCAGTTTGTGGGAATGAATCAGCCTTTGAAATACCCACTGGTTCACTTATCCAACTCCATCCTGTACTAGAAGCTTCTGAAGAACCGATATCTTCTTTTAAAGATTCAGTTGTGAAGCTTGAAATTGCAGATGCAGAATTAATCTGTCAtacaaaaaagtatttttaacagAAAGGTTTTTGACTATCGATACATTAATCACAAAATGACTATTAATTACACTTTCAAAGTAACTCCCATCAGTTAAACTATCTACTTTGATTGGGAAAATCAACCaatattacattttttgttACGAAATCCATTTGCGAAGCCACATAAACATGGAAATAAAGTTGGTGAGGCAAACCTTTGCAGTATTAAGCACTACATTCTTGCAGTCTGGTAAGATGCTCACAGACCATGCAGGCAAGTGATATGAATTGCCACTAAAGTTTACTGTTACATCAGATTTGGTGTCTACGTTGGCAAGGAAGGCCGCACATACAGATCCTGTCTTGTAAACTGCCGCCTGGGGTTTAGATATTATACAATACATCATAGACAGACGAATTGTTCATAAAGCATATAAAATGTGGTAGTGCAGAAAGAGAAACTGGCATCAGCATACAGCAACATTTTGTCACAAACAATAAAAAGCAACACTTAGGAAATTGCAAAGGAGGAGGTGACCAGAGAAACCTATGACAATGAGCCTGTATACAATGGTTAATGGTGTCAAAATTCCACTCTAAGCAGGTCATTTCCAGGGAAAGAAACTTCCAAATTTGAAAAACTAGGAGAACTTCAGGTTCAATGGTTCATAATAAGTTTATCCAGAAATTCCATCCCAAGACATGGAGTAAAATGTTTTAATGGACcaaaagtttcaaaataaaccaTTTATACCTCTAGGTTTGGACCAAGGGATGTAATTGTTGGATCAGTAGCTATCAATGCTTCTTCACAAAGCTTTATGGCCTTATGAACTTCTTTAAGGTGGCCCCACTTAGGCTGTCTAATAATTCCTGAAGCCCATGGtaaagaaatttataaaaacCCACACAAAATTATCAAGCGTAATTTGTCTTatataaacaacaaataaaCTGTACATGCAATACTGTTTATTTATATTCTTCAATGCATATAGAAGATAAGCTGAACTCAACTGACAATTGGTGGTGCATTTGTGATGTCTACGATGTCAACAATAGATATGCGATATGAAAGTAGAATGAGTGCATACCATACTCATCAATTGGTGCATCATAATCATAACTTGTAGCAATGAAAGGTCCACCAGAAGTTCGGTCAAAGTTGGTCCCTCCATGGTACTGTTTTAGAGCAAGCAATACAAAGTGTTACAGATTTCCTCTTAGGGACAAATTCTTTCTTGAagtattatataaaatgaacttaagCCACCACATTTAAGGTTGCATTACCATATAGTAATTTTGAAATGTTCCTCCTCGCTGGAAAAATCGTGCCACGGCAAATGCAAGATCTTCCACAGGTCGGTAAGGAACAGCACCACCGAACGGAAGAAACCTACCAttccaaagaattcaaaacaacaataacaactaaAACCTTATCCAAAtaattcaaaagataaaaaaaaaagagtggaagtaATAAGATATAAAACTGATCAGATGGCATTTCAAGGGAAACATTTCATTGAATAGCCAACTgatttaaatagaaaaagacGCTAACCATCCACTCCAATTCTCAGTCCACATTTTTGGTTTTGTGTTAGAGTTTGGTGTAAATTGATCGCAGTAAAATCCATTGCATGTATTAATCTGCGGGTGGTTACAGTATTAATAAGGTAAAATGAATGTATACATCATACTGTGATTGCTCTTTTCAGGATGACAAATAATCTAGTAAAACACAAGccaccaacacttgatgttgacaaataaaagagaaaacttACAATTGGATCAGGAGCATCAGCTTGCTGACACATGACCCATGGAACCCCTGTATCAAGAGATGTAGCCATAGTTGCTGCCCACTTGATGTAGGATTTACCCGCAGCACCGTAGGCCGAATCAATGTTTCCATATTCATTTTCAATCTGACATTAGTAAGACAATTATTCTCATATTGATCAAACAtaacccaaaaataaaaatccagaaaaatattatgatttgtAAGTTATAACTCTACTTCAACATCTGGTTGCTACTAATATCATTAAAAAGAACATATGCAAACAAAGTTGACTATGTATATAACCAAAAAACATGACATAAAAACCTGAGATAATATAACAGGTCCTCCCTGTGAGGCATATAGATTCTCTTCCTTGATCATATCCACAATTTTGGCAGTGAATCGCTTCATTTCTGCCTGAATACAAAGTTCTGATGAGTGTACTTGGATCCAAGGACAACATCTCGAAATGAAAGGAAGAGGGTTACCTTGAAGGGTTCATTGTCAGTTCGGAACTTGATTCCTGGAATGAAGTGTAGCCAAAGAGGGAAACCACTGTTGAGAAATGAAACCCCTCAATTAGACATGAACACCCctagaaaataaagaagagaaaggacCAAACTTTACCCATAGTTCCATTCGGCACACACGTATGGACCAATGCGGAGATGCACATATAGACCCGCTGCAGCCACTGTCTTCACAAATTTCACCAAGTCCTTCCTCCCATCAAAATCATACTGccaaatttcttttcattagtcttttcattcaaaatcacacacacacaaatcaaataaaaaaaactgctCAACATTTCATGCGTTCAACAAATGCAATGCTGAAACTAAAAGCCATAGgaatgtacaaaaaaaaaatgggaagagaagaaaaagaacctGGCCTCGAACTGGTTCGTTTAAATTCCAGAAAACATAAGTCTCAATCACATCCAATCCTCCATCTTTGGATTTCTGAATAAGGTCTGGCCACATCTGCAATATTACCCTCTTTAAGTTCAAAGAAAAGACACATACAAAcacaaagaaagagagagagagtgaaacCTCTGGAGTACTACGAGGGTAATGGATGGAACCAGAGATCAAGACCCTGCGCTTGCCGTCGATGACTAATGCTCGATGATCATACTCCACATTGGCGCAGAACAACGTGGGACTGTGAATGCAGAGCAACCAAAACAGAACCAACACAATCTGTGTCGctctcatatttttttgtttttctgttttcCAGAACAGAGAGAACGGAGCAAACCCACAACTAAAGTAAGAAACTTTTTCAGAACCAAAGTGGCAACAAATAATGAGGTTGCCTTGTTTGTTAACACAATGCAAAGCAACCTTACTTTGCTTTGTGTGTTATTTGGGTCGTGTCTCACATGCGTGTGAAATGCAAGTGGAGATGATGTTGCTTTGTGAGTAGAtataaatggaaaataaaagtAGTTGAGGAAATGACAGAGATCATAAAACTTGGTGAGAGGGAAGGGAATCAAATGGGAGAGGAAGGAGAGTGAAGAATATAGAGCCAGGCTAAGCAACTACTATATATGTACatttattagttaattaatatttatttaatctgCAGTGAGAAAAGGACACGCCAGGTGTCAGATGTGTGTGTTAACGAAGACAAAAAGGTTGTCGGTGAGATCGTCGTGTTGCTCTGCGTGTGAATGGTGGAGGGTGGAGAGTGGAGGAGCATAGAGGAAAATGGGGTCTTTTCAATCAATGTGAGAAACTGATCACAATGGCGGTCAAAAATGAATAGTGAGAActgaaaagagaaagtgggaTGTGGCGTACGGTGGAACGATGAGTGATGGAGTTTATGACATAGGACAATAATGTGATCCCATATTAGGATCTGCGACAAAGCTAAGGTTAAACTATTAAAGAACCACTGATAGAAAAGGCTAGTGTTTCATAAACAGGGCTGCAGCTATAACCAGTACTAAAATTCATCTTTCAAGTGTGATGgggcaataatttttttgtacatTCAGCAGaaatttcatcttttaaaaactaatttattatcGCCTCACGCATTTAAGGATGAAATTCActgtttatcttcttttttaagCGTATCTGCATTTGGATATTCTACTCTTGGTTTTTGGTTGTGATGTTTTCATGCTTTTTAGAATTTGTTTTCATTTAGCGAGTAAAATGTATCATTAAAACCAAACCAATTCTTAAAATTCTGAATATGCAGTTTGGAACAAAGTGTATTATTAAAGGAAGAATTTTACTGATAATGATCTTAAAAATTGTCGcttatatagatatagatatatgCGATTTCTACTAAAAGCCAAcacttaaaatcaaatttagtcCTTCTATaccttttatttcctttatgtTTTTCTAAAACCAAAATCCACACTTAAATACTAAAATACATGATGTTAGAAATAATTAGCACAAAATAAAGAATGTAATTACTCCTACAATTTATTAGGGTAATTGTTTTTTCGTTTTAACAAGaccatatatcatatataaaatatgaaaaaaaattggatgaattgaaaaaaaaaatatcatattaaaataatatttttattaaataaagaccTGGCTgattataaaattcattttttaattggaatagtgttttaattttttatgtaataagaACGATAAAAAGAattgatgaagagaaatgacATAAAAACGAATATTTTACACTAAAATTGAAGggaacttatatatatataaaaaataaattatggacataattatagataaaaggaaaattagGAAGGATCTGAAATAAATGAGTCAAAAGTCACGAATTAAAAAAACGATATACTTCGTTTGTTGGAATAGGCAAGTGTAGTGGCTATACGccataaaaaacaacaaaaaattatactaaaagaAAAAGAGCTAAGTGGCAAAATATAGTGCACAAGGGAACCGGCCAACTACTAACTACTTCACCAATATCAGtggtcataattaattaattagcatCAATTATCATCAGTTattggattttttaaaattaaataaattcctGTAAAAAAATTGTCGGGAAGATAAGTAAATATAAATgtgttaatttaaaatatatgataattttgatttattaaaattaaaaaataaaccattACTTTgctttgtattatatatatatatatatatatatatatatccattttaaaagaattattatttcaaatacaggtaaaaataaaaaactaaacaaagatagtgaaaattttaaatttattaaaaaaatatagaactaataattaatagggaaatatttaaaaatagggATTAATTCATAACTCAtacaaaaagtttaaaaaataaaaataaaagaataacgtgctattaattatttgtaaaaacataaaataagatCGAGATTGAACTATAGTGTTTGTGTGgatattttataaactaaataatattatattattttaaaacattagataATGTAAAAGTGATTGTTTTTGTCCAGTAAGCATTATTTTACaagcagaaattaaaggatgtatttaatttcttattgtaACAGTAACATGCAACGTCATCACGGGGGGAGTTTTTTCTTATACCGAATAGATGCGACCACTTTAGGATTATGACATTTCGTTGGAGTAAATAAATAGCAGAATTCAACGGTTGATCACTTACTTCAATTTCATTCATCTTTGCTGCAGCACAAATCAATTTCATTCGTCTACTGCCACAACTTCCACACCTAAATGACAAAGAAGTgtctcctttttctttatttttctctgaAATTTTATTAGGGTTCATTATTAACAGTTTGATTAATTAGATAGCTTCTTACCTATTAATAACATTCAATTATCGATGCCAATTAAGTGCTGTAACTAACTGTTATTGCGATTTCAGGGGACAAAGCTTttctaaaataagaaaaccttTGAAGCAGTATAGATGAAGGTGTATTCATCTTCAAATTAAGAACTTCAATAAGTCATAATCGAAAGAGACAGATGATTTATAATAtggaaaataattaagtaaaagtaaaataccttaaatatgtatataatgtaaataaatttaaaaggaaatgaTACCTTTGCATGCATTTGgctaaaaacttttttaaaaggtaataaaaaatactaaaaatgaagataaaaataacatttagttTTAGGGTTTGAACTCAGCGCGGTCCGTGAGAAGAATGAACATAATTGAAACTTGGTAGGCCATGCATGTCACGAACTGTGATGGTTGAGTCATTCAACAATTCAGCTAcaattttttgcaaaaaaaaaaaaaaaataacacccaGATTCCATTGAAATCGTGTTTGATTGGTAGGGGCCTTTGCAAAAGCATAGTATAACTCAAGCACAGCCAGCTTCCATGCGATATGTGcgtgaatttttttcttattctgaaTTACTCAAATTTGTGAGCGATTATGAAAGAGGTTAATTTGCAAGAAGCGTTGGATGAGTATTTCCTAAGCACAGCCaccatgcaaatattattataaggGTCGATACTTCACTTTTTCACCTAAAAAACGAGAGAGTGGGACCATATCAAAGCGACACAAATTGTGAAATTGCGGAACCACACTAGACCATAGCAACTGTAGTAGGAACTTGACAATGGCTTCTTGTGTCGTATTCACCACTAAGAAAAAAAGTATTGGATTTCCCAATTTGCCGTGCGAGCTACACTTCAGTGCAAAGTCAAGAATTACAAATTAATAGATTTCAAAAGTCATCCATTCAAATTGAAGTTAAAATAGCCATATGGCTTAGCAATTTATATATTCGAATTATattctattaaatattatatctttacactattaattaaaatttaactcttGTGTTAAAAGGGTAATATCcaaaatattattgtaattttttttgtaaaaacgtGTATTAAGGTCTTTAACTCTTTCATGTAACTcagatatataaaattaatttttaatttcaagattTAATCATAAGTTTCTTATTCTTCCCTAAACATATGTTCTATGGGactaaattatgattttactcTTCAAACATATacttttttgaatttattttttaaacttatttcttgaattaaactttgaACACTTAAGCCATGTTATCCTATATGATTTATAACGtacaaaagttttataaaagaattgatgaaaacaaagttgcataaaaaaacataaaataattggattaacatttgatttataaaagaataaaaataaaatagaggtgtatctttcaaaaacattatGCATAAGCATCTTGACCATGGAGCACCCAACTCCTAGTAGCCTTCTAGAGAATGGGTTATGGGCGGTGCGTGAAAAGCTAAACTTTCTCTGTGTTTACCTCAGATTTTTGTTCTACAAAGAAgtcaaaatctaaaaattagGTTGCAATAGTGGatgttaaaaatctaaaaattaatgttagtgGAAAATCATGGACATTTTATCTATAACATCATTGTGTTTGTGGAATGCTCTAATATATAGTTACTTTTTAACGTTGGAGAATAGAGAAGTACAAGACGTGGGTTCTTTTCTCTTTGTCTAACATATAAAGTTTTTTAATGCTTGGTTTAGATTATGAACTAGTTTGTTGAGCCGTCAGAGTGCACGAGCCATCTTTGTGTTTAACgtatgtattaaaataatttctaaattctttttttacaattttttttttgtctgtaaATATACggtatattgattttttatatatttgatattaaataaaacatgttgGCATGCAATTAAATATGTAGAAACCCTCccttaaaaaaatgtagaagtTACTCTAATGAAAAGTTATCAATTAAAGTAATCTAAAGTgacgattttttttatattctatttagaaattaaaatttagattgAAGGTATAGATAATTGGCATGAACTCAGTTAAAAAATGGTATGAAAATTCACGAATTAATCTATAATTAGAAAACAATATTGTTAGGATAACATGTACATGAGCATATCTATAATATCTATAATTCATACATAATCAAGTATGAAAGTTCTATCCATACATTTTTCTTCATCACAGCAACTACAATACTCTTATTACTGGCATTAATCAAGTTCTTCGCTAGATCATATCTATGTAAATATTGTTGGATTAATGGTGTTTTAATCCttggaaaaattttaaattttggtttttgtgCTTGACATTTGAAACATAGGTTTTAGTCCAAAAAATATCATTGGTTCTTAGGAGGACAGAGTATTACTTTTAGAGACTAAAGTTtacgtattttaaaaaatacaaggatgaaaacttttgttttaaaagttagGGATTAAATTAACTACCGAGCACATAAATCAATTTATCTTgagtttaaatattaaatatataattgtgttaaatatttaGAATAAAAGTTTTGTCATAATGATCATAATTAGCATATTCAAGCATAGTTATCTCTAGTAAAAATACCCATGGTCTTTAACTTTAGATTTAGATAAATTACGAAATGTTACaaacatgtttattttaatcataatttttaattaaaattgattttttttaaaatccctatttatttgacacaaaattgatttattagtCTATTATTTGGCACTTTatgataattagaaaatattttttttgtagaaatCAGATTTTTGGTGGGCTTGGGCATACTGACCCATTTTTGGCCCAAAACGACATTTTAAAACACCATACCCAATTAGgtgtaaaatgaaaaattatggaTAAAAGGTGGCTGGTTATTGACGCCAATTAATGACTCAACAGCCTAGAGCTTTCCTTACTACATccttacattttttttgaatttttgcaTCACTTAATAATAGAACTTTCCATTATAAGTATGGACAATCTCGTTGCCTTGTGAAATACACCTAtggttaattttaataatttgttaataatattaaatatatatttttaatattattattaataacattttttgttttattattattaagtggGAAACCAAATATTAACAATGAAATTCAACACACCTATCCAAACCAAATATATAAACTATGTTGttcgtttttaattttttgactaGTTAAAATACTCATCTGACTTTTTACTATATAAATCAtagattttagtatttttttgaaacattactttgacaaaaaaatttagttagcttttaattttttttactgaaaaacttatttaattatttggtaaacaaacttttttataagtttctctataacttttattatttttttaaatactagcttttaatttttttttgatatatttatttattttcttgctatctttttaaaataaattattatatttatttaagtatagaaatatatttttaaatatatattttttatgtgtatacaaaaattaatttgaactaTATACTAGCATTGAACGCATGCCTTTATTAAAAAggctagattttttttctttagaaaaaatccgaggaaaaaatatagaagagatgatacagataaaaaaaaagatggacaCTTCCAATTTATTTCATATACTCTATGTTCATCCAAACAAAATGAGGTAAATGTCCTATATGgtgaaatgcatttttttttattttatttaaatgcgTATTCCATTAAAGATGAAACTCATTTCCTCAACGACCATCCAACTGTGGCAGctttcattttccttctttAATTTCACTTATTTTATTGTAATGTCCGTGTTTATTAAAAGACTTGATAATAAGCATCTTTATTTAGCTGGCTTGTGTATTGCGATAGTGCCTTAAGTTGCGTTTGATGCACGTTGTATTTACAGTATAGAAGATGCAAATCTTAACACGATCTTGTGTTTAATTAATGGAGCCCCCAAATTCTGTTAGGTATAAAATAACCACAACAATCTCATTTgagtttcacaattttttttggtctagAAATATCTCAAAAAGTAGTTCATGGTGAGTAAATATTAAGCAAGTGAACCAGGCATATCACATGACAAAAATCTGTTTTTTCTTATGCTTTTAGGTTTTTTTGGTTTGATTCctaaaaaaaaaggttctttcgttagtaaaataatcattttcattgattaaaacaaaaaaatgttgccTGAAATTTAAATTGCTATGGCCACAACATTCTTATTGCAGTAGCTGCAGCAGCAACTGTATTTGGCGGTGATTACATATTGCATTGGTAGCAGTTAAACGCGAACCGCAATTTGAAACCTTAATTGCTTCTACACAAAACTGAAGCATTGTTGGGAGCCACCATGATGCATATTCTAAAGAGCGACAATTGATTACCCATGCACACACACAAGCAGAAGCTTGTaactaaatttcattttatatgaaCTCCTTTTCCAATTAAAATCGAGTGCACGTGAAGTGTGAAGCCTCTTTTTCATGACTCTAGCAAAGTGGGATTGAGATCATTTCCTGTTTCTAAATAATGGGATATGATTTTTGATCCACAGAGATGCATTTCTTTAACCAATAAATCATATATCAAATAATGATGAGTGCTTACATTACATGATAGaatttagtatttttctcttttaatagtatcatttatcatttaagATTAAAAGATGATACAAATCGCAAAATTGTCAGTTCAAATGTAGAATATTAATCATAGCTTGCCGATAGCTAACCAAAGGGGGAAAGAACTCTAGAGACCTTGATCCTGTTTGTGGGATGTTAACTTGAGCTGAACCTTTCATGTTCCAACACTCAACAGCTAATTTTTCCAAGCTGATAAACAAATATCCACTAATGGATTTCCTTAGTTGAATGGTCAAGATCAAGTCAAAATGAGTAtttgttttgttagttttagttatcaATGTCGTTGCTAATTTTAATACAAGTTGTTCAACCTTTGAAACCACTTTAACCTTGGTCTCATTGGTTTATGGCCATGTGCACACAATAGCCCTGGAGCTCCACAATAACTGAATTTAAAGATCAAAATATCTATACTTGATCATATGAAGCAATAAAATAGAACCTTCAAAGTGAGACTTTAACTTGTAAAGAAAAAGGGGTTAAAGAAGCATTTGACAGTT
The nucleotide sequence above comes from Glycine soja cultivar W05 chromosome 11, ASM419377v2, whole genome shotgun sequence. Encoded proteins:
- the LOC114376069 gene encoding beta-galactosidase 8-like, which encodes MRATQIVLVLFWLLCIHSPTLFCANVEYDHRALVIDGKRRVLISGSIHYPRSTPEMWPDLIQKSKDGGLDVIETYVFWNLNEPVRGQYDFDGRKDLVKFVKTVAAAGLYVHLRIGPYVCAEWNYGGFPLWLHFIPGIKFRTDNEPFKAEMKRFTAKIVDMIKEENLYASQGGPVILSQIENEYGNIDSAYGAAGKSYIKWAATMATSLDTGVPWVMCQQADAPDPIINTCNGFYCDQFTPNSNTKPKMWTENWSGWFLPFGGAVPYRPVEDLAFAVARFFQRGGTFQNYYMYHGGTNFDRTSGGPFIATSYDYDAPIDEYGIIRQPKWGHLKEVHKAIKLCEEALIATDPTITSLGPNLEAAVYKTGSVCAAFLANVDTKSDVTVNFSGNSYHLPAWSVSILPDCKNVVLNTAKINSASAISSFTTESLKEDIGSSEASSTGWSWISEPVGISKADSFPQTGLLEQINTTADKSDYLWYSLSIDYKGDAGSQTVLHIESLGHALHAFINGKLAGSQTGNSGKYKFTVDIPVTLVAGKNTIDLLSLTVGLQNYGAFFDTWGAGITGPVILKGLANGNTLDLSYQKWTYQVGLKGEDLGLSSGSSGQWNSQSTFPKNQPLIWYKTTFAAPSGSDPVAIDFTGMGKGEAWVNGQSIGRYWPTYVASDAGCTDSCNYRGPYSASKCRRNCGKPSQTLYHVPRSWLKPSGNILVLFEEKGGDPTQISFVTKQTESLCAHVSDSHPPPVDLWNSDTESGRKVGPVLSLTCPHDNQVISSIKFASYGTPLGTCGNFYHGRCSSNKALSIVQKACIGSSSCSVGVSSETFGNPCRGVAKSLAVEATCA